CTGCTCCACCCATCGCAGCGCAAGCTCGACCCAGTATTCCGTTGGCCACCGCAGCCCGGCGAGAAGCACTGCCCTCGCATCGAACGGCCCCGCCGAGAATTCAGCGAACGGCCGCTCAAGGGGAAGGACGATGCTGGGTGGGTACATGGGCGAATCGTAGCGCGGGACATCTGCTTCCGCTGCACAGCCGCCCATCGCATCCAAGTTGGCACTCAACGCGAAGTCGCCGGCCGGCTGCGACCCGATGGACGCGGACAGGCACCATGTTCTTTCCGGAACACCTTCGGTTCGATCGCCGGCCGGGCGAACAGGCCGCGACGGCGCGAACGCGCGAGGCGCTCCGCGTCCGCATACGGGCCCGGCGCGTTGCGGTACCCCGGGCTCCAGGCATGTCCCTGCTTCACGAGCCACTCGCCGATGTCCTCGCCGCCCAGCGTGACGGTGCCGACGAGGCGGCCGTAGCCGTCGACGGCATGCGTCTCGACATGCACCTGCCTGCGCAACAGACGCGAACTCAAGGCCTCGGTGGCCTCCTCGTCACCATCCTGGCAGCGCTCGGGCGCATCGACGCCGTGCAGCCGCACGGACACCGGCTTGCGGCCGTCCTCGCGCACCCACACGGTGTCGCCGTCGGTCACGTGGGTCACCACCCCCGTCATCGCATGGGCGCTGGTCGCGATCACCAGCACCAGCCCCGCGAACAGCCTTCTCATCGTCATCCGGGACGCCGCTCCATCGTCACACGCACCCGCACGATGTCCGCATCGTCTCGCTGCAGCACCTCGAACACGACGCCATGCCACACGAGCTGGTCGGCCCCGGCGATCAGCGCCTCGCCGAGCCACTCGGACAGCGAGGCCGCCGGCTGCGCGGGCAGCGGCACCTGGAAGAAGTGGCACACGTCGGCGAGCGGCAGCGAGCCGTCGAGCACGAGGTGGCCCTGCAGCTTCACCGGGTCCGCGGCGGCAGCGTTCGGTTCGACCACCACGCGGAGCCAGCGGGCCACGGCCGACAGAAAAGTGCCCTGCAGCATCAGCGACAGCAGCACCACCGCGAAGGCGACGTTGAAGAAGCGGTAGCTGCCGCTGACCTGCGCCATCAGCGGGAACAGTGCGAGCACGATCGGCACGGCGCCGCGCAGGCCCACCCAGCCGACAAAGAGGATCTCGCGCGCCGAGAAGCGCATGGGGGCGAGGCACAACGCCACCGCGACCGGGCGCGCGACGAAGATCAGCGTCGCGGCCACCGCGAGCGTGCGGCCGGCGTCCTCCACCATCTGGTGCGGCGACACGAGCAGCCCCAGCAGCAGGAACAGCCCGGCCTGCGCGGCCCACGCGTACCCGTCGAGCGCGACCGCCGCGCCGCGCGAGGCCTCGTCCGCGAGCGCCCTCACCCGCACGCCGAACAGGTAGACGGCGAGGAAGCCCGAGCCCTCGACGAGGCCCGCCGACGCGAACACCACGAAGCCGGCCGACAGCAGGATCAGCGCCATCAGCCCGCCCTGGTTCGGCGCGCGCGCATGCATCGCGCGCAGCAGCCAGGCCATCGCCCAGCCGGCCGAGAGGCCGACGAGCGTGCCGAAGCCGGCCTGGCGCGCGAGCAGCCACAGCGCCTCGGCCCAGCCCGCGTCCGCGCGGATCGTGTCGATCAGCGCGAGGGTCAGGAACACCGCCATCGGGTCGTTCAGGCCGGACTCGACCTCGAGCGTGGACGACACCCGCGCATCGAGCTGCACACCCGCGTGGCGCAGCACGGAGAACACCGCCGCCGCATCG
This genomic stretch from Piscinibacter gummiphilus harbors:
- a CDS encoding potassium/proton antiporter; amino-acid sequence: MHTLYLILLAAGLLTLMSLVAGVMSARLGLSFLLVFLVAGMLVGVDGPGGVRFYDTQLTAWVGNAALAIILLEGGLSTRMATFRAGLKPAFGLATAGVAVTAAIVGAVAMAAMDVDWRYGLLLGAIVSSTDAAAVFSVLRHAGVQLDARVSSTLEVESGLNDPMAVFLTLALIDTIRADAGWAEALWLLARQAGFGTLVGLSAGWAMAWLLRAMHARAPNQGGLMALILLSAGFVVFASAGLVEGSGFLAVYLFGVRVRALADEASRGAAVALDGYAWAAQAGLFLLLGLLVSPHQMVEDAGRTLAVAATLIFVARPVAVALCLAPMRFSAREILFVGWVGLRGAVPIVLALFPLMAQVSGSYRFFNVAFAVVLLSLMLQGTFLSAVARWLRVVVEPNAAAADPVKLQGHLVLDGSLPLADVCHFFQVPLPAQPAASLSEWLGEALIAGADQLVWHGVVFEVLQRDDADIVRVRVTMERRPG
- a CDS encoding thermonuclease family protein, which gives rise to MRRLFAGLVLVIATSAHAMTGVVTHVTDGDTVWVREDGRKPVSVRLHGVDAPERCQDGDEEATEALSSRLLRRQVHVETHAVDGYGRLVGTVTLGGEDIGEWLVKQGHAWSPGYRNAPGPYADAERLARSRRRGLFARPAIEPKVFRKEHGACPRPSGRSRPATSR